The proteins below come from a single Paludibacter jiangxiensis genomic window:
- a CDS encoding thioesterase family protein yields the protein MDIPVGTTLKRTMTVGEEHLASRVGSGGLDVFATPAMIAFMEGTALKLAQDFLPEASSTVGTLVNVKHVKASPLGATITCETTITEVDGRRLVYEVKAFDNAGLIGEGIHERFIVDCEKFMSKVAK from the coding sequence ATGGATATCCCCGTTGGAACAACGCTCAAAAGGACAATGACAGTCGGAGAAGAACACCTTGCCAGCCGTGTGGGCTCGGGCGGACTCGACGTGTTTGCAACCCCGGCAATGATTGCTTTTATGGAAGGAACTGCCCTGAAATTAGCTCAGGATTTTCTACCAGAAGCATCAAGTACTGTCGGAACGCTCGTCAACGTGAAACACGTCAAAGCCTCTCCTCTGGGAGCAACCATCACTTGCGAAACAACCATCACCGAAGTGGATGGTCGCCGTCTTGTTTATGAAGTAAAAGCCTTTGATAATGCGGGTTTGATCGGTGAAGGCATTCACGAACGCTTTATTGTGGATTGCGAAAAGTTTATGTCAAAAGTAGCGAAATAA